A single genomic interval of Sander lucioperca isolate FBNREF2018 chromosome 9, SLUC_FBN_1.2, whole genome shotgun sequence harbors:
- the LOC116065594 gene encoding uncharacterized protein LOC116065594 — translation MRGDMPDPDVLKVTEAYEGFSPDIAPLITTMSISAGVPLVESALGNVQEGSLISYQQPVPASRIILLHTGAPTPPPLPLDGYRLEPTCCQFVCSLHQQLHLQSILTNLEMARAIEVATRDQSMSVEWHRVRKMRLTSSHFREVCHVRGQTSAEHLAERLLRGVAQTSVMKRGLALEPQAIQEYCKVKNNSYWPCGFAIHPDAPWLGSSPDGVVFDPTDNPPFGLLEVQCPNVRSYVDCKYLKLHNDSMKLEKQHSYYWQVQGQLLLTGLDWCDFVVFAEEDMVIQRIYRDPEVAAVIREKGAFFFFYFYLSCSMKT, via the coding sequence ATGCGGGGGGATATGCCTGATCCTGATGTTTTGAAAGTGACAGAAGCATATGAAGGCTTTTCACCTGACATAGCACCCCTTATTACCACCATGTCCATCAGTGCTGGTGTCCCGCTGGTCGAGTCAGCTTTGGGAAATGTTCAGGAGGGCAGCCTGATCTCTTACCAGCAGCCAGTGCCAGCGAGCCGCATCATTTTACTCCACACTGGAGCTCCTACACCACCACCTCTGCCTTTGGATGGCTACAGATTGGAGCCCACTTGTTGCCAGTTTGTATGCAGTCTCCACCAGCAACTGCATCTGCAATCTATACTGACCAACTTGGAAATGGCAAGGGCAATAGAAGTGGCAACAAGGGACCAGAGTATGTCTGTGGAGTGGCATCGGGTCAGAAAGATGAGATTAACATCTTCTCACTTTAGGGAGGTTTGTCATGTTCGTGGTCAGACATCAGCAGAACATCTCGCTGAAAGACTGCTCAGGGGTGTGGCCCAAACATCGGTCATGAAAAGAGGTCTGGCATTAGAGCCACAGGCCATTCAAGAGTACTGTAAAgtgaagaacaacagctactggCCTTGTGGCTTCGCCATACACCCTGATGCCCCCTGGTTAGGGTCTTCTCCCGATGGTGTTGTTTTTGACCCCACAGACAACCCACCCTTTGGCCTGTTGGAGGTCCAATGCCCCAATGTTAGGAGTTACGTTGACTGCAAATACCTGAAGCTCCACAATGACTCCATGAAGCTAGAAAAGCAACACAGCTACTACTGGCAGGTCCAAGGGCAACTCCTGCTGACAGGTCTGGACTGGTGTgactttgttgtttttgcagAGGAGGACATGGTCATCCAAAGGATCTACAGGGACCCAGAGGTGGCTGCAGTCATCAGGGAGAAGggggcttttttctttttctacttttacttatcATGCTCCATGAAAACTTGA